One genomic segment of Paenibacillus xylanexedens includes these proteins:
- a CDS encoding AlkZ-related protein — protein sequence MTYEAVITYEEAVQRIQSIGLLPLAPLFADYPSLSSLTPKEHWHKDDEFDPWLWRSRLAEEGIAAYGKFVKKKALLVSSEYFPWVHRLLADSRTIKEQYDAGLLSREAFKLHALVAEQEGIDGRTLRSQAGFGAKEDKKTFDRGLLDLQGCAAIVISGTKEKEGLAEGKVAWNSSAYETAGHWMERHGIKPYEGSIEEARELLIVQLQQHASPAALSSISKVLGIRGI from the coding sequence ATGACATATGAAGCCGTTATAACGTACGAAGAAGCAGTACAGCGTATCCAGTCTATAGGGCTGCTGCCTCTGGCACCACTATTTGCCGATTATCCTTCTCTGTCATCGCTAACCCCCAAAGAACATTGGCACAAGGATGATGAATTCGATCCTTGGTTATGGCGTTCACGCCTGGCTGAAGAGGGCATTGCTGCATATGGAAAATTTGTCAAAAAGAAAGCGCTTCTTGTCTCATCTGAATATTTCCCTTGGGTACACCGACTGCTTGCCGACTCCAGAACCATCAAGGAACAGTATGATGCGGGTCTGCTCTCCCGTGAAGCGTTCAAACTCCATGCGTTAGTTGCAGAACAAGAAGGCATCGATGGACGTACCTTGCGATCACAAGCCGGTTTCGGGGCAAAAGAGGACAAAAAAACATTTGACCGTGGGCTTCTGGACCTTCAGGGCTGTGCAGCCATTGTGATCAGTGGCACCAAAGAAAAAGAAGGGCTCGCAGAAGGCAAAGTCGCCTGGAACAGCTCCGCATACGAGACTGCTGGTCACTGGATGGAACGTCACGGCATTAAGCCATATGAAGGCAGCATAGAAGAGGCACGTGAACTATTGATTGTGCAACTACAACAACATGCTTCACCTGCCGCATTATCAAGCATCTCCAAAGTGCTTGGCATCCGTGGAATCTAA
- a CDS encoding helix-turn-helix transcriptional regulator, producing MNRTNRLAAIVMALQHGHETAHSLGEKFEVSRRTILRDIQSLSEMNVPIIAISGPGGGFSLMEGYVLPPLQLDPVEAATLLFALEGLSRYADTPFHEKRWTLMNKVKAIIPDDIMSRIDPMLKQLHHHIPDRNYILPHLDALLACIPEHGWLSVLYRSASRQRWLHICPTRVYASSGFWYCEAYSLEHVEQRLFRVDRIIEVKAIEPQDAQMLNEQAEQQQSKPTPPEQPPTLVKVQLSYRGMIEAEQDEHIGEKITEIAPDLWELSFLCPPGEWDWAVRFFYRLGREAEVIEPLQLRSEIRQHAEEVSRRYLASTKS from the coding sequence ATGAACAGAACAAATCGGCTTGCTGCCATTGTAATGGCATTACAGCATGGTCACGAAACGGCACACTCATTAGGTGAGAAATTTGAGGTTTCCCGTCGCACGATTCTTCGGGATATTCAATCCCTCTCCGAGATGAATGTGCCCATTATTGCCATTTCCGGTCCGGGAGGCGGTTTCAGTCTTATGGAGGGTTACGTATTACCCCCATTACAGCTGGACCCGGTAGAAGCAGCGACGCTCTTATTCGCTCTTGAAGGTCTAAGTCGCTACGCCGACACACCCTTTCATGAGAAACGCTGGACCCTGATGAACAAAGTTAAGGCTATCATTCCGGATGATATTATGTCGCGAATTGATCCCATGCTCAAACAACTGCATCATCATATTCCAGACCGCAATTACATTCTTCCTCATCTGGACGCACTGCTGGCATGTATACCCGAACACGGGTGGCTTAGTGTGCTGTATCGCTCCGCATCACGTCAGCGTTGGTTGCATATCTGTCCCACACGGGTATATGCTTCCTCTGGCTTCTGGTACTGTGAAGCATATTCCCTCGAACATGTTGAACAACGTCTGTTCCGGGTTGACCGAATTATCGAAGTCAAAGCGATCGAACCACAGGATGCACAGATGCTTAATGAACAGGCAGAGCAACAGCAGAGTAAGCCGACCCCTCCAGAACAGCCGCCAACCCTGGTTAAGGTACAACTGAGTTATCGGGGAATGATTGAAGCTGAACAGGACGAGCATATTGGTGAAAAGATAACTGAAATTGCCCCGGATCTCTGGGAATTATCATTCCTTTGTCCACCAGGGGAATGGGACTGGGCCGTACGATTCTTTTACCGATTAGGACGTGAAGCCGAAGTGATTGAACCTCTCCAACTTCGCAGTGAGATTCGTCAGCATGCCGAGGAAGTGAGCCGGAGATACCTTGCTTCAACCAAGTCGTAG
- a CDS encoding UxaA family hydrolase has protein sequence MNTTSTINDWIAIQPQDDVIIALRDYAKGEYITLPDGVSFTLLDDVPKGHKIAVHTLAPGDDVMKYGFSIGIAQEQIEQGSWIHSHNLKTGLHGLLEYEYQPGAQVQTDMPPEHLRSFDGYLRPNGDAGIRNEIWIVNTVGCINKVCEALARMGQSQFGSRVDGVFHFPHPFGCSQLGDDLKYTQQLLASLVEHPNAGGVLVIGLGCENNQVDEFRECIAPEYRGKVRFLKAQETDDELEEGLRLMEELVEIAEHEQRQPLPLSKLKIGLKCGGSDGLSGITANPLVGAVADMLVAAGGTAILTEVPEMFGAETILMNRAANEQVFHDLVDLVNGFKQYFVNHGQNIYENPSPGNKAGGITTLEEKSLGCTQKGGRSSVVDVIRYGKRVTQTGLNIVEAPGNDLVSVTALSAAGAHIVLFTTGRGTPFGGPVPTVKIATQSDLANRKKHWIDFNAGQLLEGQTMDEVKVQLFSQLIDIASGRSHTLSEQHGFREIAIFKDGVIL, from the coding sequence ATGAACACAACAAGTACAATCAATGACTGGATTGCCATTCAACCACAGGATGATGTCATTATAGCGCTTCGGGATTATGCGAAAGGAGAATACATTACCCTGCCAGACGGTGTTTCTTTTACCTTGCTGGATGACGTGCCCAAAGGGCATAAGATTGCTGTGCATACCCTGGCACCGGGTGATGATGTGATGAAGTATGGTTTCTCCATCGGGATTGCCCAAGAGCAGATCGAGCAGGGAAGCTGGATTCATAGTCACAACCTGAAGACGGGTCTGCACGGATTACTTGAATATGAGTATCAGCCGGGCGCGCAGGTTCAGACGGACATGCCTCCGGAACATCTGCGCTCATTCGATGGATATTTGCGCCCCAATGGTGACGCAGGTATTCGTAATGAGATCTGGATTGTGAATACAGTTGGATGTATCAATAAAGTGTGTGAAGCTTTGGCACGTATGGGTCAGTCCCAGTTTGGAAGCCGGGTAGATGGTGTATTTCACTTTCCGCATCCATTCGGGTGTTCACAGCTTGGTGATGATCTGAAGTATACACAACAGTTGCTGGCCTCCTTGGTGGAGCATCCGAATGCAGGAGGCGTGCTCGTCATCGGTCTGGGCTGTGAGAACAATCAGGTCGATGAATTCCGTGAGTGTATTGCTCCGGAATACCGCGGTAAAGTACGGTTTCTCAAAGCACAGGAAACGGATGACGAGCTTGAGGAAGGGCTTCGACTGATGGAAGAACTTGTGGAGATCGCTGAACATGAACAACGGCAGCCGCTTCCGCTCAGTAAACTTAAAATTGGTTTGAAGTGTGGCGGTTCCGATGGTTTATCCGGCATTACAGCCAATCCGCTGGTCGGTGCAGTTGCTGATATGTTGGTTGCTGCCGGGGGTACGGCTATTCTGACGGAAGTTCCGGAGATGTTTGGTGCGGAGACGATCTTAATGAACCGGGCTGCCAATGAGCAGGTATTTCACGATTTGGTGGACCTCGTGAACGGCTTCAAGCAATATTTTGTGAACCATGGCCAGAACATCTATGAGAATCCTTCACCTGGGAATAAGGCTGGTGGCATCACAACGCTAGAGGAAAAGTCACTTGGATGTACGCAAAAGGGAGGACGTTCTTCCGTAGTCGACGTTATACGTTATGGCAAACGTGTAACTCAAACCGGTCTGAACATTGTAGAAGCACCGGGTAATGACCTGGTATCTGTAACGGCACTGTCTGCGGCGGGTGCACATATTGTGCTCTTCACAACAGGGCGGGGGACTCCATTCGGAGGCCCGGTACCTACAGTCAAGATTGCGACCCAATCCGATCTGGCAAATCGCAAAAAACACTGGATTGACTTCAACGCAGGCCAGCTTTTGGAGGGGCAGACGATGGATGAGGTGAAGGTACAGCTGTTCAGCCAACTGATTGACATTGCTTCTGGGCGGTCACACACACTTAGTGAGCAGCATGGATTCCGGGAGATTGCCATATTCAAGGATGGCGTAATTCTCTAA